Proteins encoded by one window of Flagellimonas lutaonensis:
- a CDS encoding DUF4212 domain-containing protein, with amino-acid sequence MKNSNHKKYWRENLKYLAILLSIWFLVSYGFGILLVDELNTIRLGGFKLGFWFAQQGSIYVFVVLIFVYVWLMNRLDKKYKLNE; translated from the coding sequence GTGAAGAATTCCAACCACAAAAAATACTGGCGTGAGAACCTAAAATACCTTGCCATCCTGCTTTCCATTTGGTTCTTGGTCTCTTACGGCTTCGGTATCCTTCTTGTCGATGAATTGAACACGATTCGCTTGGGTGGTTTTAAACTCGGTTTTTGGTTTGCCCAACAGGGAAGCATCTACGTGTTTGTAGTCCTCATTTTTGTGTATGTATGGTTGATGAACAGACTTGATAAAAAATACAAACTCAACGAATGA
- a CDS encoding sodium:solute symporter family protein yields the protein MDIQTWTFIIVGLTFALYIGIAIWSRAASTKDFYVAGGGVSPLANGLATAADWMSAASFLGMAGIIAFSGYDGSVYLMGWTGGYVLLALLLAPYLRKFGKFTVPDFIGDRYYSNVARTVAVIAALFVSFTYVAGQMRGVGVVFSRFLDVEVNTGVFIGMAVVLFYAFLGGMKGITYTQVAQYCVLIFAFMVPAIFISLMATGNPVPQIGFGSTGSDGVYLLDKLDGLMTELGFTAYTDGSKAKIDVFFITAALMLGTAGLPHVIIRFFTVPKVKDARKSAGYALLFIAILYTTAPAIAVFARTNLMETVQDTPYQEIPAWFTKWEDTGLIAWTDKNDDGKIQYLPGTAINGKKPEFIETRGLLGQRVIRNASTSPNELYIDRDITVLANPEIAGLPNWVIALVAAGGLAAALSTAAGLLLVISTSISHDLIKKQFAKNMSDRKELLIARISAFFAVIVAGYFGINPPGFVASVVALAFGLAASSFFPAIVMGIFSKRMNREGAISGMVAGLAITTYYIARFKLGWIGNPETSTADDWWFGISPEGFGTLGMLVNFVVAIAVSHFFPAPPQDVQEIVENIRIPSGVGEAQGH from the coding sequence ATGGATATTCAAACTTGGACGTTCATTATCGTTGGTCTCACATTTGCCCTATATATAGGCATTGCTATTTGGTCACGTGCCGCTTCTACCAAAGATTTCTATGTGGCCGGTGGTGGCGTATCGCCTTTGGCCAATGGGCTTGCAACCGCAGCCGATTGGATGTCGGCCGCCTCTTTTTTGGGCATGGCCGGGATTATCGCGTTTTCAGGTTATGACGGCTCTGTCTATCTGATGGGCTGGACTGGCGGTTATGTGCTCTTGGCATTGCTATTGGCCCCTTATCTTAGAAAATTTGGCAAATTCACGGTTCCAGATTTTATAGGTGACCGCTATTATTCGAATGTGGCACGCACGGTTGCGGTAATTGCCGCTTTGTTTGTATCGTTTACCTATGTGGCCGGGCAGATGCGTGGAGTAGGGGTAGTCTTTTCAAGATTTTTGGATGTTGAGGTGAATACCGGGGTCTTTATCGGTATGGCGGTAGTGCTTTTCTATGCTTTTTTGGGAGGAATGAAGGGCATCACCTATACCCAAGTGGCCCAATATTGTGTACTGATTTTTGCCTTTATGGTGCCGGCCATTTTTATTTCGTTGATGGCCACCGGCAATCCAGTGCCCCAAATCGGCTTCGGCTCCACCGGAAGCGATGGGGTCTATTTGTTGGACAAGCTTGACGGACTTATGACCGAACTGGGCTTTACGGCCTATACTGATGGGTCAAAGGCCAAAATCGATGTCTTTTTTATCACTGCCGCGTTGATGTTGGGTACGGCAGGATTGCCACATGTAATCATTCGTTTTTTTACAGTACCCAAGGTAAAAGACGCCCGAAAGTCTGCGGGTTATGCCCTATTGTTCATCGCTATTCTGTACACAACGGCACCCGCCATTGCGGTCTTTGCCCGCACCAATCTGATGGAAACGGTGCAAGACACACCGTATCAAGAAATTCCGGCGTGGTTCACGAAATGGGAAGATACAGGACTCATAGCATGGACAGATAAAAATGATGATGGCAAAATACAGTACCTGCCCGGTACCGCCATCAACGGAAAAAAGCCTGAGTTTATTGAAACAAGGGGCTTGTTGGGGCAACGAGTCATTAGAAATGCCAGTACCTCGCCAAATGAGCTTTACATCGATCGGGATATTACGGTGCTGGCAAACCCTGAGATTGCCGGGCTGCCCAACTGGGTGATTGCCTTGGTGGCCGCAGGTGGATTGGCAGCGGCGCTTTCCACAGCAGCAGGCTTATTATTGGTGATTTCGACCTCAATTTCACATGACCTGATCAAAAAACAATTTGCCAAGAACATGTCGGATAGAAAAGAATTGTTGATTGCACGAATTTCTGCTTTTTTCGCAGTAATCGTGGCCGGATATTTTGGCATCAACCCTCCAGGGTTTGTGGCCTCTGTGGTGGCCCTGGCCTTTGGTCTTGCCGCTTCTTCGTTCTTTCCGGCCATTGTCATGGGTATTTTCAGTAAGCGCATGAACCGAGAGGGCGCCATTTCAGGTATGGTGGCAGGTCTGGCCATTACCACCTACTACATTGCCCGTTTCAAATTGGGTTGGATTGGCAACCCAGAAACCAGTACTGCCGATGATTGGTGGTTTGGCATTTCGCCCGAAGGGTTTGGTACCTTGGGTATGTTGGTGAACTTTGTAGTGGCCATTGCCGTATCACATTTTTTTCCTGCGCCGCCACAAGATGTTCAAGAAATAGTTGAAAACATTCGAATACCCAGTGGTGTGGGTGAGGCCCAAGGACATTAA
- a CDS encoding vanadium-dependent haloperoxidase yields the protein MIELRPLRKQGISMVYKVFLIAFLCIAVLGCKENKEKAENLSITGIETPKGVDNIAYKWGEMALTATAKDTDRFQPRPTVTSRYLGLIFVSVFDAWSRYDDKAIPVYLEGVERRPESEQTLKNKEIAISYAAFRAMNEYYYSDKELFAGFMEELGLDPSNESLDPTTPEGIGNLAAKAVIEARKGDGSNQYGEEEGSNGEPYFNYTGYEPVNSADENVDPNRWQPKYFSDGKGGKFAPGCLTPFWDKVEPIALKSADQFRPGPPPMIGSEQLEREVKEVIEMQANLTDEQKALVEFMRDGPQSVQQAGHWLKFAQDVSRRDNHTLDEDVKMYFYNQVVAMDGFIASWDSKMYYDYARPYALVHKYYEDQKIKAWGGEGKGMMEIDGSQWRPYSPETFLCPPFPSYVSGHSTISGGCAEALKLWTGSDHFGEEVELVAGALTEPDNLGDTVVLKFPTFTETAEMAGISRVLGGYHIQADNVAGLELGRNVAKEVWKFYKKHVGEE from the coding sequence ATGATTGAATTAAGGCCCCTGAGGAAGCAGGGGATTTCAATGGTTTACAAAGTCTTTTTGATTGCTTTTTTGTGCATCGCGGTATTGGGGTGCAAAGAAAATAAGGAGAAAGCGGAGAACTTGAGCATAACTGGTATTGAAACACCCAAAGGTGTTGATAACATTGCCTATAAATGGGGAGAAATGGCGTTGACAGCAACCGCCAAAGATACTGATAGGTTTCAGCCAAGGCCAACGGTCACCTCAAGATATTTAGGATTGATTTTTGTTTCGGTCTTTGATGCATGGTCTCGATATGATGATAAAGCGATTCCGGTTTATCTCGAGGGAGTTGAAAGAAGACCTGAAAGTGAACAAACCTTGAAGAATAAAGAAATCGCTATTAGTTATGCCGCCTTTCGTGCCATGAACGAGTATTATTACTCTGACAAAGAATTGTTTGCTGGTTTTATGGAAGAATTGGGGTTGGACCCCTCAAACGAGTCTTTGGACCCAACAACGCCAGAGGGTATCGGAAATTTAGCCGCGAAGGCAGTCATTGAGGCCCGCAAAGGCGACGGTTCAAATCAATACGGGGAAGAAGAGGGTTCAAATGGGGAGCCCTATTTCAACTACACTGGCTACGAACCCGTTAACTCTGCAGATGAAAATGTAGACCCCAACCGTTGGCAGCCCAAATACTTTTCTGATGGAAAAGGAGGTAAATTTGCTCCCGGTTGTCTTACGCCTTTTTGGGACAAGGTGGAACCGATAGCTCTAAAATCAGCAGACCAATTTAGACCTGGCCCTCCACCCATGATAGGATCTGAGCAATTGGAAAGAGAGGTCAAAGAGGTCATTGAGATGCAGGCAAATTTGACTGACGAGCAAAAAGCATTGGTGGAGTTTATGAGAGATGGTCCACAATCAGTGCAGCAAGCTGGACATTGGTTGAAATTTGCTCAAGATGTTTCGCGAAGAGACAACCACACTCTTGATGAAGATGTAAAAATGTATTTCTACAACCAAGTGGTGGCCATGGATGGCTTTATTGCCTCTTGGGATTCAAAAATGTACTATGACTATGCCAGACCCTACGCTTTGGTTCATAAATACTACGAAGATCAAAAAATCAAGGCATGGGGCGGTGAAGGTAAGGGTATGATGGAGATAGATGGTTCGCAATGGCGGCCTTACTCTCCAGAAACTTTTTTGTGTCCTCCTTTTCCAAGCTATGTGTCGGGTCATAGTACGATAAGCGGTGGCTGTGCGGAAGCTTTGAAGCTTTGGACGGGTAGTGATCATTTTGGAGAGGAGGTCGAATTGGTCGCAGGGGCGCTCACCGAACCCGATAATTTGGGCGATACGGTAGTCCTTAAGTTTCCAACCTTCACTGAAACTGCTGAGATGGCCGGTATATCAAGGGTTTTGGGCGGTTATCACATTCAGGCCGATAATGTTGCCGGTCTTGAGCTTGGGCGAAATGTAGCCAAAGAAGTTTGGAAGTTCTATAAAAAGCATGTGGGCGAAGAATAG
- the acs gene encoding acetate--CoA ligase, with protein MSNYHIKHLEEYFQVYRKSVRNPEAFWEEIAEEHFVWRKRWNKVLKWDFSKPEIKWFNGAQLNITENCLDRHLHIRGDKTAILFEPNDPKEEAQHITYRQLHQRVCKMANVLKDEGVKKGDRVCIYLPMIPELAVSVLACARIGAIHSVVFAGFSSTALATRINDCDASMVITSDGSFRGNKTIDLKGIVDEALNHCQGIKTVLVVKRTGGKVDMKKGRDHWLQPLLDKAYADYTAEIMEAEDPLFILYTSGSTGKPKGMMHTTAGYMVYTAYTFKNVFQYREDDVYWCTADIGWITGHSYIVYGPLANGATTVMFEGVPSYPDFGRFWEVVEKHKVTQFYTAPTAIRALAKENLDFVTKHDLSSLKVLGTVGEPINEEAWHWYNDHVGEKKCPIVDTWWQTETGGILISPIPFSTPTKPTYATLPLPGVQPALMDENGNEITGNQVDGRLCIKFPWPAIARTIWGDHKRYKDTYFSAFKNMYFTGDGALRDEVGYYRITGRVDDVIIVSGHNLGTAPIEDAINEHPAVAESAIVGFPHDIKGNALYGYIILKETGESRDRENLKKEINQVITEHIGPIAKLDKIQFVPGLPKTRSGKIMRRILRKIASKDTSNLGDTSTLLNPEVVQEIMDGAL; from the coding sequence ATGAGCAACTACCATATCAAACACCTCGAAGAATATTTTCAGGTCTATCGCAAGTCGGTTCGCAATCCCGAGGCCTTTTGGGAAGAAATAGCCGAAGAACACTTTGTTTGGCGAAAACGCTGGAACAAGGTGCTCAAGTGGGATTTTTCCAAACCTGAAATTAAATGGTTTAATGGGGCCCAACTCAATATCACCGAAAATTGCCTTGACCGCCATTTGCACATACGGGGCGACAAAACGGCCATATTGTTCGAGCCAAACGACCCGAAAGAAGAGGCGCAGCATATTACCTACAGGCAATTGCACCAACGGGTATGCAAGATGGCCAATGTTTTAAAGGATGAAGGGGTAAAAAAGGGCGATAGGGTCTGCATTTACCTCCCAATGATTCCTGAACTTGCCGTTTCGGTCTTGGCCTGTGCCCGTATCGGGGCCATACATTCAGTGGTGTTCGCCGGTTTTTCATCCACGGCATTGGCCACACGTATCAATGACTGCGATGCCAGCATGGTCATTACCTCCGATGGTTCTTTTCGGGGAAACAAGACCATTGATCTCAAAGGTATTGTAGACGAAGCACTTAATCATTGCCAAGGCATTAAAACGGTATTGGTCGTTAAGCGAACAGGTGGAAAAGTTGATATGAAAAAGGGGCGCGACCATTGGTTGCAACCATTGTTGGACAAAGCCTATGCCGATTATACGGCTGAAATCATGGAAGCCGAAGACCCATTGTTCATTCTCTATACCTCTGGCTCAACAGGAAAGCCAAAGGGAATGATGCACACCACGGCAGGTTATATGGTCTACACGGCCTATACCTTTAAGAATGTTTTCCAGTACCGAGAAGATGATGTGTACTGGTGTACGGCCGATATTGGCTGGATCACTGGTCATTCGTACATCGTTTACGGTCCGTTGGCCAACGGGGCCACAACGGTCATGTTCGAGGGCGTGCCCTCCTATCCCGATTTTGGACGTTTCTGGGAAGTCGTAGAAAAGCACAAGGTCACACAATTTTATACCGCACCTACGGCCATTCGGGCCTTGGCAAAAGAAAACCTTGATTTTGTGACCAAACACGATTTGTCAAGCCTAAAGGTGCTCGGCACGGTGGGCGAACCCATTAACGAAGAGGCATGGCATTGGTACAACGATCATGTCGGCGAGAAGAAATGCCCGATAGTCGATACGTGGTGGCAAACCGAAACAGGGGGTATATTGATTTCGCCCATTCCGTTTTCAACACCGACCAAACCAACGTACGCCACACTCCCCTTGCCAGGGGTTCAACCGGCTTTAATGGATGAAAACGGCAATGAAATTACCGGAAACCAAGTAGATGGCCGTTTGTGCATCAAATTTCCGTGGCCGGCAATAGCGCGAACCATTTGGGGCGACCATAAGCGTTATAAAGACACCTATTTTTCAGCATTCAAGAATATGTACTTTACCGGAGATGGTGCTTTGCGCGATGAGGTGGGCTATTATCGCATCACGGGGCGTGTTGATGATGTAATTATTGTCTCGGGTCATAATTTGGGAACGGCACCTATAGAAGATGCCATCAACGAACACCCTGCCGTTGCCGAGTCTGCCATCGTGGGCTTTCCCCACGATATCAAGGGCAATGCCCTTTATGGTTACATCATTTTGAAGGAAACAGGCGAGTCTCGCGACCGTGAAAACCTAAAGAAAGAAATCAACCAGGTCATTACCGAACATATTGGCCCGATTGCCAAGTTGGATAAAATCCAGTTCGTGCCCGGACTGCCCAAAACGCGAAGTGGCAAGATCATGCGGCGTATCCTCAGAAAAATTGCCTCTAAAGACACCTCCAATCTCGGGGATACCTCCACGCTGTTGAACCCAGAGGTGGTGCAAGAAATTATGGACGGAGCCCTCTAA
- a CDS encoding PolC-type DNA polymerase III codes for MMQLFKKKETKEHPEFWKAYTACFESDPPKTLEEAVFVVLDTETTGMNPKRHKILSIGLLKLQNMQFRVGDSLEVFIKRKNYKGQNAKVHGILKKEQEKKISEKEAIKLLLSYIKNHIIVGHHVMFDVEMINQMLQRKGLPKLKNKVLDTADLYKRTLLPSPMVYKKQHYTLDDLAQKFSIPMEDRHTALGDAYITAIAFMEIVGILKPEKLSDLFKKPKTSFF; via the coding sequence ATGATGCAACTGTTCAAGAAAAAAGAGACGAAAGAACATCCAGAATTCTGGAAAGCGTACACGGCCTGTTTTGAGAGCGATCCACCAAAAACACTTGAAGAGGCTGTTTTTGTAGTTCTCGATACAGAAACCACCGGCATGAACCCAAAACGGCACAAGATACTGTCGATCGGTCTTCTCAAGCTTCAAAATATGCAGTTTCGGGTAGGTGATAGTCTAGAGGTATTCATCAAGCGCAAAAACTACAAAGGCCAAAATGCCAAGGTGCACGGCATCCTTAAAAAAGAGCAGGAAAAAAAGATTTCTGAAAAAGAGGCCATCAAACTGCTGCTCTCCTATATCAAAAACCACATCATCGTGGGCCACCATGTAATGTTCGACGTTGAAATGATCAATCAGATGTTGCAGCGCAAGGGGCTGCCGAAACTAAAGAACAAAGTGCTCGACACTGCTGACCTGTACAAAAGAACCCTATTGCCCAGCCCCATGGTGTACAAAAAGCAACATTATACACTTGATGATCTGGCACAAAAATTCAGCATACCGATGGAAGACCGCCATACCGCCTTGGGAGATGCCTATATAACGGCCATTGCCTTTATGGAAATCGTTGGTATTCTCAAACCCGAAAAGCTCTCGGACCTGTTCAAAAAACCAAAAACCTCTTTCTTTTAG